From Candidatus Amoebophilus asiaticus 5a2, the proteins below share one genomic window:
- the accD gene encoding acetyl-CoA carboxylase, carboxyltransferase subunit beta yields the protein MAWFRRKQKGILTPTEHKKEIPDGLWYKSPKGKIIQIKELKENVYVSPEDGYHVRIGSKEYFELLFDNNQFTEIAANLTSADPLEFIDNKPYTQRLQQAQQDTQLKDSIQVGYGPVNGNSMVIACMDFNFIGGSMGSVVGEKIAKAVDHALEHKAPLLIISKSGGARMMEAGLSLMQMAKTSAKLLQLAKARIPYISLLTDPTTGGVTASFAMLGDFNIAEPGALIGFAGPRIIRDTIGRDLPKGFQTSEFLLEHGFLDFIVDRRMLKATLTKLLTMLANN from the coding sequence ATGGCTTGGTTTAGAAGAAAACAAAAGGGAATTTTAACCCCAACTGAACATAAAAAAGAAATTCCTGATGGGCTATGGTATAAGTCCCCAAAAGGGAAGATTATACAAATTAAAGAGTTAAAAGAGAATGTTTATGTCTCGCCAGAAGATGGCTACCATGTCCGTATAGGATCTAAAGAATATTTCGAACTTCTCTTTGACAACAATCAATTTACAGAAATTGCCGCTAACCTTACCTCTGCAGATCCGCTTGAGTTCATAGACAATAAACCTTATACACAGCGGCTGCAACAAGCACAGCAAGACACACAACTAAAAGATTCTATTCAAGTAGGTTATGGTCCTGTAAATGGCAACAGTATGGTTATTGCTTGTATGGATTTTAACTTTATTGGTGGGTCAATGGGCTCGGTAGTAGGAGAAAAAATAGCTAAAGCTGTTGATCATGCATTAGAGCATAAAGCCCCTTTACTGATTATTTCCAAATCAGGTGGTGCACGTATGATGGAGGCCGGACTATCTTTGATGCAGATGGCTAAAACATCTGCTAAATTATTGCAATTAGCAAAAGCCAGAATACCTTATATCTCTTTACTTACAGATCCTACAACAGGTGGAGTAACTGCCTCATTTGCCATGCTAGGAGATTTTAATATTGCAGAACCAGGTGCACTTATAGGGTTTGCAGGCCCTAGAATCATTAGAGATACTATTGGAAGAGATTTGCCTAAAGGTTTTCAAACTTCGGAGTTTCTACTCGAACATGGTTTTTTAGATTTTATTGTAGATAGAAGAATGCTAAAAGCCACATTAACCAAATTATTAACCATGTTAGCCAACAACTAA
- a CDS encoding DUF4293 domain-containing protein — protein sequence MLQRIQTVFLLLIVITICIFLFLPIWHKTDLTTLHSYTIYAWQLKELDLAKNLIHSTVMPYALLGSISVVIGLVAVYEIIRFDNRRLQLQLGALNSLLLTALVGLIIYLVTKSQTALLPNVAGSYCKFGFSMPIVAVINNLLSNYFIRKDEKLIRSIDRIR from the coding sequence ATGTTACAACGTATACAAACTGTTTTTTTATTGCTGATAGTTATTACCATATGTATATTCCTATTTTTACCTATATGGCATAAAACCGATCTTACGACTTTGCATAGTTATACTATCTACGCCTGGCAGCTAAAAGAGCTTGATCTTGCCAAGAATCTAATACATAGTACTGTTATGCCTTATGCATTACTAGGCAGCATCTCTGTTGTAATTGGCTTGGTTGCAGTATACGAAATTATTCGATTTGATAATCGTAGGTTACAGCTTCAACTAGGTGCATTAAATAGTTTATTACTAACTGCTTTAGTAGGATTAATTATATACTTAGTTACAAAGAGTCAAACAGCATTATTACCTAATGTAGCAGGTAGTTATTGTAAATTTGGTTTCAGTATGCCTATAGTAGCTGTTATTAACAACCTTTTGTCCAATTACTTTATAAGAAAAGACGAAAAATTAATACGTTCTATTGACAGAATTCGATAA
- the glmS gene encoding glutamine--fructose-6-phosphate transaminase (isomerizing), which translates to MCGIIGYVGHRESSPTILKGLQRLEYRGYDSTGIALLDGNIQVYKKAGKVKDLAAYIANKPLHSHIGMGHTRWATHGIPNDINAHPHLSNSGKLAIIHNGIIENYNTLKQELLKKGYVFTSDTDTEILINFIEDIQLYNDCSLEEAVRLALHKVIGAYAIIIMSEELPNTLIAAKKSSPLVIGIGKDEFFIASDATPILEYTDQVVYLNDYEIAIIKDGQFFLSDSKNVPLTPYIQKLDMELEAIEKGGFEHFMLKEIFEQPTSIADCMRGRLDIAQKSIKLGGIEAYINQLICAPKITIVACGTSWLAGVVGEYVIEEFCRIPIKVEYASEFRYRNPIIKPGDIIIAISQSGETADTLAAIELAQAKGATVLSICNVVGSSIARTTQAGIYTHAGPEIGVASTKAFTAQITVLILLALSLAQQRKTIMQASFEELIDELANLPDKVKTMLQQECKIKGLANLFKDATNFLYLGRGYNYPVALEGALKLKELSYIHAEGYPAAEMKHGPIALIDENMPVVFIATQDRTYEKIISNIQEIKARKGKIIAIVTQGDERVKQLVDYVIEVPATHEALMPIISVIPLQLLAYYIAVEKGCNVDQPRNLAKSVTVE; encoded by the coding sequence ATGTGCGGAATAATAGGCTATGTAGGACACAGAGAAAGTTCCCCTACCATTTTAAAAGGTTTACAAAGATTAGAATATAGAGGTTATGATAGTACAGGTATTGCTTTATTGGATGGGAACATCCAAGTGTATAAAAAAGCAGGAAAAGTAAAGGACCTAGCAGCCTATATAGCTAATAAGCCATTACATAGCCATATTGGAATGGGCCATACCCGTTGGGCTACCCATGGCATTCCCAATGATATAAACGCTCATCCTCATTTATCTAATTCTGGCAAGCTGGCAATTATCCATAATGGCATTATAGAGAACTATAATACCCTTAAACAAGAGCTGCTAAAAAAAGGATATGTATTTACAAGTGATACTGATACAGAAATACTTATCAACTTTATTGAAGACATCCAGTTATATAATGACTGTTCTTTAGAAGAAGCTGTCAGGTTAGCGTTGCACAAAGTTATAGGCGCCTATGCTATTATCATTATGTCTGAAGAGCTGCCTAATACACTTATTGCCGCTAAAAAGAGCAGTCCACTTGTAATAGGTATTGGGAAAGATGAGTTTTTTATTGCTTCTGATGCTACTCCTATTCTAGAATATACAGACCAGGTGGTTTATCTTAATGATTATGAAATTGCTATTATCAAGGATGGCCAATTCTTTTTAAGTGATAGCAAGAATGTGCCGTTGACTCCATACATACAAAAATTAGATATGGAGCTAGAAGCTATAGAAAAAGGAGGCTTTGAGCACTTTATGCTTAAAGAAATATTTGAGCAACCCACTTCTATAGCAGATTGTATGCGTGGGCGGCTAGATATAGCACAAAAGAGCATTAAACTAGGGGGTATTGAAGCATATATCAACCAACTGATTTGTGCACCTAAAATTACTATTGTAGCTTGTGGCACATCTTGGTTGGCCGGTGTCGTGGGCGAATATGTGATTGAAGAATTCTGCAGAATACCTATAAAAGTAGAATATGCGTCGGAATTCAGATACCGAAATCCTATTATCAAACCAGGGGATATTATAATAGCTATCTCTCAATCAGGAGAAACGGCCGATACATTGGCTGCTATCGAACTTGCACAAGCAAAGGGAGCTACTGTATTAAGTATATGCAATGTAGTAGGCTCTTCTATTGCCAGAACTACACAAGCAGGCATTTATACTCATGCTGGTCCTGAAATAGGTGTAGCTAGTACCAAAGCTTTCACAGCTCAAATTACTGTGCTTATACTCCTAGCTTTATCATTAGCTCAGCAGCGAAAAACTATTATGCAAGCTTCCTTTGAAGAACTCATTGATGAGCTAGCGAATCTTCCTGATAAAGTAAAAACCATGCTTCAACAGGAATGTAAGATTAAAGGATTGGCTAATCTTTTTAAAGATGCAACTAACTTTTTGTATTTAGGAAGAGGATACAATTATCCTGTAGCGCTAGAAGGTGCTTTAAAGTTAAAAGAGCTTTCTTATATCCATGCCGAAGGATACCCTGCTGCAGAAATGAAGCATGGACCTATTGCGCTTATTGATGAAAATATGCCCGTAGTATTTATTGCTACACAGGATAGAACCTATGAAAAAATCATTTCTAATATACAAGAGATAAAAGCTAGAAAAGGAAAGATTATTGCTATTGTTACACAAGGAGATGAGCGGGTGAAACAGCTTGTAGATTATGTAATAGAGGTTCCAGCTACTCATGAAGCGCTCATGCCCATTATATCGGTAATTCCTTTACAATTACTCGCGTACTACATAGCCGTAGAAAAGGGTTGTAATGTAGACCAACCAAGAAATTTAGCTAAATCAGTGACAGTAGAGTAA